From the Chitinolyticbacter meiyuanensis genome, one window contains:
- the rfaQ gene encoding putative lipopolysaccharide heptosyltransferase III → MSEPLAPVSPLARPQLKRALVIKLRHHGDVLLASPVIAELAEQYPEAEIDALVYHDTRDMLSLHPGLAQLHTIGRDWRKLGPLAQLCAWWPLIRTLKARKYDLIVHLTDHWHGARLARWLKPAIAVAPKSERGSRWANRTWRRSFTHLFPVLPGNTRHTVEMHLDALRRIGIQPVRKALGFVAGEAAEASIAQRLTAAGIAPGRYLLIHPTSRWLFKTWPVAQMAALIDALTARGEQVVLSAAPAAAEREWIVALQARLTRPVALDLSGQLNLKELGALIGGARAFIGVDSVPMHLAAALQTPTVALFGPSGDQEWGPWQVPHRLLTEPFSCRPCGQDGCGGGKVSDCLTAITPQRVLAALDELLAETAQ, encoded by the coding sequence GTGTCTGAACCGCTGGCCCCGGTCAGCCCCCTGGCGCGCCCGCAGCTCAAGCGGGCACTGGTGATCAAGCTGCGTCACCACGGCGACGTGCTGTTGGCGAGCCCGGTGATCGCCGAACTCGCCGAGCAGTACCCGGAAGCCGAGATCGACGCGCTGGTCTACCACGACACCCGCGACATGCTCAGCCTGCACCCGGGCCTGGCCCAGTTGCACACCATAGGCCGGGACTGGCGCAAGCTGGGGCCGCTGGCGCAACTGTGTGCCTGGTGGCCGCTGATCCGCACGCTGAAAGCGCGCAAGTACGACCTGATCGTGCACCTGACCGACCACTGGCACGGTGCCCGGCTGGCTCGCTGGCTGAAGCCGGCAATCGCCGTGGCGCCCAAGAGCGAGCGCGGTAGCCGCTGGGCCAATCGCACTTGGCGCCGCTCGTTCACCCATCTGTTCCCGGTGCTGCCGGGCAACACCCGGCACACGGTGGAGATGCATCTCGATGCCCTGCGCCGCATCGGTATCCAGCCGGTCCGCAAGGCGCTCGGTTTCGTCGCCGGCGAGGCGGCCGAGGCCAGCATCGCGCAGCGGCTGACCGCCGCCGGTATCGCGCCGGGCCGCTACCTGTTGATCCACCCGACCTCGCGCTGGCTATTCAAGACCTGGCCGGTTGCGCAGATGGCGGCGCTGATCGATGCGTTGACCGCCCGCGGCGAGCAGGTGGTGCTGTCGGCGGCACCAGCCGCAGCGGAGCGCGAGTGGATCGTGGCGTTGCAGGCGCGGCTGACCCGCCCGGTGGCGCTTGATTTGTCGGGCCAGCTCAATCTCAAGGAACTGGGCGCGCTGATTGGCGGCGCCCGTGCCTTCATCGGCGTCGATTCCGTACCGATGCACCTCGCTGCCGCGCTGCAGACGCCGACGGTGGCACTGTTCGGGCCGTCCGGCGACCAGGAATGGGGGCCGTGGCAGGTGCCGCACCGGTTGCTGACCGAGCCGTTCTCCTGTCGCCCCTGCGGCCAGGATGGTTGCGGCGGCGGCAAGGTCAGCGATTGCCTGACCGCCATCACGCCGCAACGCGTGCTGGCCGCGCTCGATGAACTGCTTGCGGAGACGGCGCAATGA
- the msbA gene encoding lipid A export permease/ATP-binding protein MsbA: protein MTNRQLYFRILGHIKPYKWVIVVNMICLALAAAVDAAMIGLLQPIVDKNLNAAGNMANAATWVIPAQIVGLAVLRMISNYGNEYLGNWVTTRVVADLRSRMFERMIQLPVRVFDQNAVGVLLSRVTYDVNQIMLAGIQILTTLVRDSMMVVYLVGLMLWHDWRLTLLCIVLIPGVAVSIRVVGKRQRRLARESQQKVGQMTRTLDEAFSGQRVVKIFNGQTYEQQRFDHINNQVRLVNVKQTATSSANSSLIMLLIGITLAIIIYFASLLVQHGALTAGAFVSFVGAMLLVQQPVKSLTKLNEQFHKGLAAAESVFGVLDEEIERDTGTKPLARAQGALSLQQVEFRYEHAEKLALNGISVEVAPGETVALVGSSGSGKTTLANLIPRFYDHTGGRILLDGVPLADYRLRDLRAQIALVSQDVVLFDDTVTANIAYGDPRPDPERLRAAAQAAFALDFIEALPDGFATPLGENGSRLSGGQRQRIAIARALYKDAPILILDEATSALDTESERQVQAALENLMRSRTTLVIAHRLSTIENADRILVLRDGKVAEEGRHAELLARNGLYAQMHAAQFSEG, encoded by the coding sequence ATGACCAATCGCCAGCTCTACTTCCGCATCCTCGGCCACATCAAGCCCTACAAGTGGGTGATCGTGGTCAACATGATCTGCCTCGCGCTCGCCGCCGCAGTCGACGCCGCGATGATCGGGTTGCTGCAGCCCATCGTCGACAAGAACCTCAATGCCGCCGGCAACATGGCCAATGCGGCCACCTGGGTGATTCCGGCGCAGATCGTCGGTCTCGCCGTGCTGCGCATGATTTCCAACTACGGCAACGAATACCTCGGCAACTGGGTGACGACCCGGGTGGTCGCCGACCTGCGCAGCAGGATGTTCGAGCGCATGATCCAGCTGCCGGTACGGGTGTTCGACCAGAATGCCGTCGGCGTGCTGTTGTCACGCGTCACCTATGACGTGAACCAGATCATGCTGGCCGGGATCCAGATCCTGACCACGCTGGTGCGTGATTCGATGATGGTGGTCTACCTGGTCGGTTTGATGCTGTGGCACGACTGGCGCCTGACATTGCTGTGCATCGTGCTGATTCCGGGTGTGGCCGTGTCGATCCGCGTGGTCGGCAAGCGCCAGCGCCGGCTGGCGCGCGAATCGCAGCAAAAGGTGGGGCAGATGACGCGCACGCTGGACGAGGCGTTCTCCGGCCAGCGCGTGGTGAAGATCTTCAACGGCCAGACCTACGAGCAGCAGCGCTTCGATCACATCAACAATCAGGTGCGTCTGGTCAACGTGAAGCAGACCGCCACCTCCAGCGCCAACTCCAGCCTGATCATGCTGCTGATCGGCATCACGCTCGCCATCATCATCTATTTCGCCAGCCTGCTGGTGCAGCACGGTGCGCTCACCGCCGGTGCCTTCGTCTCCTTCGTTGGCGCCATGCTGCTGGTGCAGCAGCCGGTGAAGAGCCTGACCAAGCTCAACGAGCAGTTCCACAAAGGGCTGGCCGCCGCCGAATCGGTGTTCGGCGTGCTGGACGAGGAGATCGAGCGCGATACCGGCACCAAGCCGCTTGCCCGCGCGCAGGGCGCGCTATCGTTGCAGCAGGTCGAGTTCCGCTACGAGCACGCCGAGAAGCTGGCGCTCAACGGCATCAGCGTCGAGGTGGCGCCGGGCGAGACCGTCGCCCTGGTCGGCAGCTCCGGCAGCGGCAAGACCACGCTGGCCAACCTGATCCCGCGCTTCTACGACCACACCGGTGGCCGGATCCTGCTCGATGGCGTGCCGCTGGCCGACTACCGACTGCGCGACCTGCGCGCACAGATCGCGCTGGTGAGCCAGGACGTGGTGCTGTTCGACGACACGGTCACCGCCAATATCGCCTATGGCGATCCGCGGCCCGACCCGGAGCGCCTGCGCGCCGCAGCACAGGCGGCGTTCGCGCTCGATTTCATCGAAGCGCTGCCCGATGGTTTTGCCACGCCGCTGGGCGAGAACGGTTCGCGGCTGTCCGGCGGCCAGCGCCAGCGCATCGCCATCGCCCGGGCGTTGTACAAGGATGCGCCCATCCTGATCCTCGACGAGGCGACCAGCGCGCTCGATACCGAGTCGGAGCGCCAGGTGCAGGCCGCGCTGGAGAACCTGATGCGCTCGCGTACCACGCTCGTGATCGCGCACCGGCTCTCGACCATCGAGAACGCCGACCGCATCCTGGTGTTGCGTGACGGCAAGGTGGCCGAGGAAGGGCGCCATGCCGAGCTGCTGGCGCGTAACGGGCTCTATGCCCAGATGCATGCCGCCCAGTTCAGTGAGGGCTAA
- a CDS encoding glycosyltransferase family 2 protein — MPHPTLGVALITKNAEARLAQCLAALSFADEVVIVDSGSSDSTLDIARAHGTRIQETADWPGFGLQKNRAIDLVDCDWVLVIDADEVVTTELAASIRQAIASGHHDVWQLNRLSSFCGQWMRHSGWFPDWIPRLFRKGAARYSDELVHEHLVYAGNAGRLDGLLHHYSYERIEDVLRKLDSYSSAGAAQRAARGETASMAKALGRGLWAFIRTYVFKRGFLDGAAGLQVAIFNAETVYYRFLKLALLNRRDGKR; from the coding sequence ATGCCTCACCCTACCTTGGGCGTTGCCCTGATCACCAAGAATGCCGAGGCCCGGCTCGCCCAGTGCCTTGCCGCGTTGAGCTTCGCCGACGAAGTGGTGATCGTCGATTCTGGCAGCAGCGACAGCACGCTGGACATCGCCCGCGCCCACGGCACCCGCATCCAGGAAACCGCCGACTGGCCGGGCTTTGGCCTGCAGAAGAACCGCGCCATCGATCTGGTGGACTGCGATTGGGTGCTGGTGATCGATGCCGATGAGGTGGTCACGACCGAGCTCGCCGCCTCGATCCGTCAAGCCATCGCCAGCGGCCACCACGATGTCTGGCAATTGAACCGGCTTTCGTCGTTCTGCGGCCAGTGGATGCGCCACTCCGGCTGGTTCCCCGACTGGATCCCGCGGCTGTTTCGCAAGGGCGCCGCCCGCTACTCGGACGAGCTGGTGCATGAACATCTGGTCTACGCCGGCAACGCCGGCCGGCTCGATGGCCTGCTGCATCACTACTCGTACGAGCGCATCGAGGACGTGCTGCGCAAGCTCGACAGCTATTCCAGCGCCGGGGCCGCGCAGCGCGCGGCACGCGGCGAAACCGCCAGCATGGCCAAGGCACTGGGTCGTGGCCTGTGGGCGTTCATCCGCACCTATGTATTCAAGCGCGGTTTCCTCGATGGCGCCGCCGGCCTGCAGGTCGCGATCTTCAACGCCGAAACGGTGTACTACCGCTTCCTCAAGCTTGCGCTGCTGAACCGTCGCGACGGCAAGCGCTAG
- the lpxC gene encoding UDP-3-O-acyl-N-acetylglucosamine deacetylase — protein MFQQRTLKSTVRAVGVGLHSGDRVTLTLKPAPVDHGIVFRRTDLPGSAPFRVGPALVNDTRLSSTLVQDEVRVGTIEHLMSAFAGLGLDNVEVEVDAQEMPIMDGSSAPFIYLIQSAGIVDQSAPKRFVRVLRSVEVIEGDKWVRLDPHDGYKVRLTIDFQHPAFKKSAQTVEIDFADTNYISEISRARTFGFIHEFEYMRMNGLARGGSMDNAIVIDEYRVLNDGGLRFEDEFVRHKVLDAIGDLYILGHPLIAAFSGYKSGHALNNKLLRTLLADEANYEFVTFGERATVPSSFHELPPLGI, from the coding sequence ATGTTTCAACAACGTACCCTGAAATCCACGGTGCGTGCCGTCGGTGTCGGCCTGCATTCGGGTGACCGCGTCACCCTGACGCTCAAGCCCGCGCCCGTCGACCACGGCATCGTGTTTCGGCGCACCGATTTGCCCGGATCGGCACCGTTCAGGGTCGGCCCCGCCCTCGTCAACGACACGCGTCTTTCCTCTACGCTGGTCCAGGACGAGGTGCGGGTGGGCACCATCGAACACCTGATGTCCGCCTTCGCCGGCCTTGGCCTCGACAATGTCGAGGTCGAGGTCGACGCGCAGGAAATGCCCATCATGGATGGCTCGTCCGCGCCATTCATCTACCTGATCCAGTCCGCCGGCATCGTCGACCAATCTGCGCCCAAGCGTTTCGTGCGCGTGCTCAGGTCCGTCGAGGTGATCGAGGGGGACAAATGGGTGCGGCTCGATCCGCACGACGGTTACAAGGTCAGGCTGACCATTGATTTCCAGCACCCGGCATTCAAGAAATCGGCGCAGACCGTCGAGATCGATTTCGCCGACACCAACTACATCAGCGAGATCTCGCGCGCGCGCACCTTTGGCTTCATCCACGAGTTCGAATACATGCGGATGAATGGCCTGGCACGCGGCGGCAGCATGGACAACGCCATCGTCATCGACGAATACCGCGTGCTGAACGACGGTGGCCTGCGTTTCGAGGACGAGTTCGTGCGCCACAAAGTGCTCGACGCCATCGGCGATCTCTATATCCTCGGCCACCCGCTGATCGCGGCCTTTTCCGGCTACAAGAGCGGCCACGCGCTGAACAACAAGCTGCTGCGCACGCTGCTCGCCGACGAGGCCAATTACGAGTTCGTCACCTTTGGCGAACGTGCCACGGTGCCGAGCTCGTTCCACGAGCTGCCGCCGCTGGGCATCTGA
- the ftsZ gene encoding cell division protein FtsZ: MALTIEVQEVAHLVNIKVIGVGGAGCNAINNMIDHSMQGVEFISANTDAQVLKLSRAENVVQLGAELTRGFGAGCNPDIGRQAAEEDRERIADLIEGADLLFVTAGMGGGTGTGAAPVIAQVAREKGILTVGVVTKPGLDEGARQKVAQAGIDELARYVDSLIVVSNEKLEEVLGEDVTIDEAFRAADDILRNAVGSIVEIIHYPGLINVDFADVKTVMREMGMAMMGSAHASGAERAVTATEEAIRCPLLDNISFKGARGVLVNFSASRATLKKSEIRQALEIINQHVADDAQVKHGVVYDESLGDELRITLIATGLGAKENAKPSLSVIQSESRKTGTDNFNAEDYDTPAIWRSRRGGGAPAEQSGAARPALNNIDMDIPAFLRRQAD; this comes from the coding sequence ATGGCACTCACTATCGAAGTCCAAGAGGTCGCGCACCTCGTCAACATCAAGGTGATCGGCGTCGGCGGCGCCGGTTGCAACGCGATCAACAACATGATCGACCACAGCATGCAAGGGGTGGAGTTCATCTCCGCCAATACCGACGCGCAGGTACTCAAACTGTCGCGCGCCGAGAACGTGGTGCAGCTCGGTGCCGAGCTCACCCGTGGCTTTGGTGCCGGCTGCAACCCGGACATCGGTCGCCAGGCCGCAGAGGAAGATCGCGAGCGCATCGCCGATCTGATCGAGGGCGCCGACCTGCTGTTCGTCACTGCTGGCATGGGTGGTGGCACCGGTACCGGCGCTGCGCCGGTGATTGCGCAGGTGGCCCGCGAGAAGGGCATCCTCACCGTAGGCGTTGTCACCAAGCCGGGCCTCGACGAAGGTGCGCGCCAGAAGGTGGCGCAGGCTGGTATCGACGAGCTGGCCCGCTATGTTGATTCGCTGATCGTGGTCTCGAACGAGAAGCTGGAAGAAGTGCTGGGCGAGGACGTGACCATCGACGAGGCCTTCCGCGCCGCTGATGACATCCTGCGCAACGCCGTCGGCTCCATCGTCGAGATCATCCACTACCCCGGCCTCATCAACGTCGACTTCGCCGATGTGAAGACGGTGATGCGCGAAATGGGCATGGCGATGATGGGCTCGGCCCACGCGTCGGGTGCCGAGCGTGCCGTGACCGCGACCGAGGAAGCCATCCGCTGCCCGCTGCTCGACAACATTAGCTTCAAGGGCGCGCGCGGTGTGCTGGTCAACTTCTCGGCCAGCCGTGCCACGCTGAAGAAGAGCGAAATCCGCCAGGCGCTGGAAATCATCAACCAGCACGTGGCCGACGATGCACAGGTCAAGCACGGCGTGGTGTACGACGAGAGCCTGGGCGACGAGCTGCGCATCACGCTGATCGCAACGGGCCTGGGCGCCAAGGAAAACGCCAAGCCGTCGCTGTCGGTGATCCAGAGCGAAAGCCGCAAGACCGGGACCGACAACTTCAATGCGGAAGACTACGATACCCCGGCCATCTGGCGCTCGCGCCGTGGCGGTGGCGCTCCGGCGGAGCAGAGCGGCGCGGCACGGCCGGCGTTGAACAACATCGATATGGATATACCCGCCTTCCTGCGACGCCAAGCCGATTGA
- a CDS encoding glycosyltransferase family 4 protein — translation MIRLAIVRQKYNPHGGAERFVTRALQALSQRRALDVTLLCREWKDGGSWHCQQLRPFHLGRAWRERAFARAAQREFGRFDLVQSHERVPGCDVFRAGDGVHAVWLEQYARTQSGWANLLRRFSPFHRYVLAAERAMLSHPRLRMVICNSELVRAQIAERFAVPDDKLCVIYNGVDTEAFHPQLSDKYRYIQRQAWGVPQDAPLLVHVGSGFERKGVATTLRALAQVEGVYLVVAGHDKAARRYRRLADTLGVAHRVRFLGAVNDVKPVYGAGDALVLPTLYDPFPNVCVEALAAGLPVFTSTQCGAAEWLREGENGWVRDALDVDGLAAAIADWQRHQADWPRLRAAARATAEPHTLARMGQALEDLYARLLTPQGTE, via the coding sequence ATGATCCGGCTGGCCATCGTCCGGCAGAAATACAATCCGCATGGCGGTGCCGAGCGCTTTGTGACGCGCGCGCTGCAGGCGCTGAGCCAGCGCCGTGCGCTCGACGTGACGCTGCTGTGTCGCGAATGGAAGGACGGCGGCAGCTGGCATTGCCAGCAGTTGCGCCCGTTCCATCTCGGCCGCGCCTGGCGCGAGCGCGCCTTCGCCCGGGCTGCGCAGCGCGAGTTCGGTCGGTTCGACCTGGTGCAGAGCCATGAGCGGGTGCCCGGCTGCGATGTATTCCGTGCCGGCGATGGTGTGCACGCGGTGTGGCTGGAGCAGTATGCCCGCACGCAGTCCGGCTGGGCCAACCTGCTGCGGCGCTTCAGTCCGTTCCATCGTTACGTGCTCGCCGCCGAGCGCGCGATGCTGTCGCACCCGCGGTTGCGCATGGTGATCTGCAACTCGGAGCTGGTACGCGCGCAGATCGCCGAGCGCTTTGCGGTGCCCGACGACAAGCTGTGCGTGATCTACAACGGCGTTGATACCGAGGCCTTCCATCCACAGCTGTCCGACAAGTACCGCTATATCCAGCGGCAGGCCTGGGGCGTGCCGCAGGATGCGCCGCTGCTGGTGCATGTCGGCTCCGGCTTCGAGCGTAAGGGCGTGGCGACCACGCTGCGTGCGCTGGCTCAGGTTGAGGGTGTCTACCTCGTCGTTGCCGGCCATGACAAGGCGGCACGCCGTTACCGGCGCCTCGCCGACACGCTGGGCGTGGCGCACCGCGTGCGCTTTCTTGGCGCGGTCAATGATGTGAAGCCGGTGTACGGCGCTGGCGACGCGCTGGTGCTGCCAACGTTGTACGACCCGTTTCCCAATGTCTGTGTCGAGGCGCTGGCCGCCGGCCTGCCGGTCTTCACCAGCACCCAGTGCGGCGCTGCCGAGTGGCTGCGTGAAGGCGAGAACGGCTGGGTGCGCGATGCGCTCGATGTCGACGGCCTGGCAGCGGCAATCGCCGACTGGCAACGCCACCAGGCCGACTGGCCACGGTTGCGCGCAGCGGCGCGCGCCACTGCCGAACCGCATACGCTGGCGCGCATGGGACAGGCGCTGGAAGACCTGTACGCGCGCCTGCTGACCCCGCAAGGAACCGAATGA
- the ftsA gene encoding cell division protein FtsA: protein MTRDSKNLIVGLDIGTSKVVAVVAEIQDDGKLNVVGLGSAVSRGLKRGVVVDIEKTVGAIQSALGEAELMADCKIREVFTGIAGSHIKGLNSHGMVAIKDKEVTQADMTRVIETASAVNIPTDHQVLHILAQEYVIDGQEDVKEPLGMSGVRLEVRVHIVSGAVSAVQNITKCVRRCGLEIAEVILQPLASAYAVLTEDEKDLGVCLVDIGGGTTDLAVFIDGAIRHTAVIPIAGDQITNDIAMALRTPTGEAESIKLQHGVALRHMTDPQTMIEVPGVGERGSRQMSRHTLAEVIEPRVEELYGLVQAELRRAGFEDRLSSGIVITGGAALMPGMVELGEEIFHMPVRLGTPKYVGGLAEVVKNSRYSTAVGLLLIAKEQYLKNPAGRMKDGSFGDLLGRMKSWFQNNF from the coding sequence GTGACTAGAGACAGCAAGAATCTCATCGTCGGGCTCGATATCGGCACCTCCAAGGTGGTGGCCGTCGTGGCCGAGATCCAGGACGACGGCAAGCTCAACGTGGTCGGGCTCGGCTCGGCCGTCAGCCGGGGCCTGAAGCGCGGCGTGGTGGTCGACATCGAGAAGACGGTCGGCGCCATCCAGAGCGCACTCGGCGAGGCCGAGCTGATGGCCGACTGCAAGATCCGCGAAGTGTTCACCGGCATCGCCGGTAGCCATATCAAGGGCCTGAACTCGCACGGCATGGTGGCGATCAAGGACAAGGAAGTCACCCAGGCCGACATGACCCGGGTGATCGAGACCGCCAGCGCGGTGAACATCCCTACCGATCACCAGGTGCTGCACATCCTGGCGCAGGAATACGTGATCGACGGCCAGGAGGATGTGAAGGAGCCGCTCGGCATGTCCGGTGTGCGGCTGGAAGTGCGCGTGCATATCGTCTCCGGCGCAGTCTCGGCGGTGCAGAACATCACCAAGTGCGTGCGCCGCTGCGGGCTGGAGATCGCCGAGGTGATCCTGCAGCCGCTGGCCTCGGCCTACGCGGTGCTGACTGAGGACGAGAAGGACCTCGGCGTGTGCCTGGTCGATATCGGCGGCGGCACCACCGACCTTGCCGTGTTCATCGATGGCGCCATCCGCCATACCGCGGTGATCCCCATCGCTGGCGACCAGATCACCAACGACATCGCTATGGCACTACGCACACCCACGGGCGAAGCCGAGTCGATCAAGCTGCAGCACGGCGTGGCGCTGCGCCACATGACCGATCCGCAGACCATGATCGAGGTGCCGGGCGTGGGCGAGCGGGGTTCGCGCCAGATGAGCCGCCACACCCTGGCCGAAGTGATCGAGCCGCGCGTCGAGGAGCTCTACGGCCTAGTGCAGGCCGAGTTGCGCCGTGCCGGCTTCGAGGATCGCCTCTCCTCCGGCATCGTCATCACCGGTGGCGCGGCGCTGATGCCGGGCATGGTCGAGCTCGGCGAGGAAATCTTCCATATGCCGGTTCGCCTTGGCACGCCCAAGTACGTGGGCGGCCTTGCCGAGGTCGTCAAGAATTCGCGTTATTCGACGGCGGTCGGCCTGTTGCTGATCGCCAAGGAGCAGTACCTGAAGAATCCCGCCGGACGGATGAAGGACGGGTCGTTCGGCGATTTGCTGGGGCGCATGAAATCGTGGTTTCAGAACAATTTCTAA
- a CDS encoding 16S rRNA (uracil(1498)-N(3))-methyltransferase, giving the protein MPRLYIDLPLASGIAVTLPDEASRHAQVLRLQPGDALMLFDGCGGEYAATVSKMGKRSVEVTVGDHDPVERESPLQLTLIQAVAAAERMDYAIQKATELGVATIMPVNSAYTQGRMSGERAEKRLAHWRGVAVAACEQSGRTRVPQIAPVADLADVLAAPPDAELKLLLSPRGAVPLAGLPVQASSVAVLIGPEGGLSAAEEEAARAAGFTPLLLGPRVLRTETAAATVCALLQARYGDY; this is encoded by the coding sequence ATGCCCCGTTTGTATATCGACCTGCCACTGGCGAGCGGCATTGCCGTCACCCTGCCGGACGAGGCGAGCCGCCACGCCCAGGTGCTGCGGCTGCAGCCGGGTGATGCGCTCATGCTGTTCGATGGCTGCGGCGGTGAATACGCGGCCACGGTCAGCAAGATGGGCAAGCGTAGCGTCGAGGTCACCGTCGGTGATCACGATCCGGTCGAGCGCGAATCGCCGCTGCAGCTGACGCTGATCCAGGCGGTGGCTGCAGCCGAGCGCATGGACTACGCGATCCAGAAAGCCACCGAGCTGGGCGTGGCCACCATCATGCCGGTCAACAGTGCCTACACGCAGGGCCGGATGAGTGGCGAGCGCGCCGAGAAGCGCTTGGCGCACTGGCGCGGCGTGGCGGTTGCGGCATGCGAGCAGAGCGGGCGTACCCGCGTGCCGCAGATCGCGCCGGTGGCCGATCTCGCCGACGTGCTGGCCGCGCCACCGGATGCCGAACTGAAACTGCTGCTGTCGCCACGCGGTGCCGTGCCGCTCGCTGGATTGCCGGTACAGGCGTCCAGCGTCGCCGTGCTGATCGGCCCCGAAGGGGGACTGTCGGCAGCGGAAGAGGAGGCTGCGCGGGCTGCCGGCTTCACCCCGCTGCTGCTCGGGCCGCGCGTACTGCGCACCGAGACGGCGGCCGCCACCGTCTGCGCGCTGCTGCAGGCGCGCTACGGCGACTATTGA
- a CDS encoding NAD-dependent epimerase/dehydratase family protein has translation MKILVTGAAGFIGMHLTERLIALGHAVHGIDSINSYYDPALKQARLARLTGLPGFSFAQHDVADPATIDLIRDGGFDVVVHLAAQAGVRYSIEAPLAYNAANLSGFTHVLEGCRHGGVGHLIFASSSSVYGGNRRLPFRETDATEHPVSFYAATKKANEAMAHSYAHLYGLPVTGLRFFTVYGPWGRPDMAYYSFAQKIMAGDTIDVYNHGNMRRDFTYIDEIVAGIVGLLDKPARPDPAFDVMAPRNGSSWAPYRILNIGGSNPAQLSEFITLLEKHLGREADKRYLPMQAGDVEETAADTTALEALVGPIPRTGLDAGLGRFVAWFKDYHGV, from the coding sequence ATGAAGATACTCGTTACCGGCGCAGCCGGTTTCATCGGCATGCACCTGACCGAGCGCCTGATCGCGCTTGGCCACGCCGTGCATGGCATCGACAGCATCAACAGCTATTACGATCCGGCGCTGAAGCAGGCGCGGCTGGCGCGGCTCACCGGCTTGCCCGGTTTTTCCTTTGCCCAGCACGACGTGGCCGATCCGGCAACGATAGACCTGATCCGCGACGGCGGCTTCGATGTGGTGGTGCATCTGGCTGCGCAGGCCGGCGTGCGCTACTCGATCGAGGCGCCGCTGGCCTACAACGCGGCGAACCTCAGCGGCTTCACCCACGTGCTCGAAGGCTGCCGCCATGGCGGCGTTGGTCATCTGATTTTCGCCAGCTCGTCGAGCGTCTATGGTGGCAACCGCAGGTTGCCGTTCCGTGAAACCGATGCCACCGAGCACCCGGTCAGTTTCTATGCGGCGACCAAGAAGGCCAACGAGGCGATGGCGCACAGCTACGCGCATCTCTACGGCCTGCCGGTGACCGGGCTGCGCTTCTTCACTGTCTACGGTCCATGGGGCCGGCCAGACATGGCGTACTACAGTTTCGCGCAGAAGATCATGGCCGGCGACACCATCGACGTTTACAACCACGGCAACATGCGGCGCGATTTCACTTACATCGACGAGATCGTTGCCGGCATCGTCGGCCTGCTCGACAAGCCGGCGCGGCCCGATCCGGCGTTCGATGTGATGGCACCGCGCAATGGCAGCAGCTGGGCGCCGTACCGCATCCTCAACATCGGCGGCAGCAACCCCGCGCAGTTGTCCGAGTTCATCACCCTCTTGGAAAAGCACCTGGGGCGCGAGGCCGACAAGCGCTACCTGCCGATGCAGGCCGGCGATGTCGAGGAGACCGCCGCCGATACCACGGCGCTGGAAGCGCTGGTCGGCCCCATCCCGCGGACCGGGCTCGATGCCGGGCTCGGCCGCTTCGTTGCGTGGTTCAAGGATTACCACGGTGTCTGA